aaaaaggactaGAAAAACCCTGCACACATTACAACGCATTTAAATTTCAGAAGCAGAAGTCGAAAGAACAATGTTTTGCTCGTGGAAGTAATTTTGAAATTTAGTATCTACACAAACTTTTTTGTTTCTAGAAAGTCAAAAACCAATTTCTTAAATGCTATCCAAACATGTTATTGGTGTTTCAAGTCACAAGGCTTTACCGGTTGAATAttaaaattcaaaataaaaataattagtaAATCTCTCACAAGGGTAATTCATTCTACATATTTAAACTACTACTTTGTAGATAATTTTATAAAGATCTATTGGCCTATGATAAATTGGGGGTGGAGGGATGTTTTACTTTAGGAATTAGAGAGAGGTAAGTATGATTCATACCTGGAACAAGGGTCGTAGAAGCAAAGCAATGGTGAATTAAGAAAATAACTTCAGCACCACCTTTGGACCAGCACCTTTTGTAAAAAATTGCAGGCATGTCGTCGGGACCTAGAGAATTTAGCGCAACCATGTGACTTACAGTGTGTCATATATCATCGCAGAAGAAACCCCTCCAATCTTATTGTTATGTTCCTCCGTGAGTTGAGTTGGAGCATAGAAGGGAATGTTATCGAGTTGATCAGTCCGGTCATCTTGAGAAAATTAGGTGCATGCCAAGAATTTTTTTCTTACTGTCAGGCCCACTATAAATTTTAAATCCAGTCACAcccatatttttttaaaaaatatttaaaaagcgCAGAAGTACGCTAATATCCTTCAACGGTTTCGTCAGTTTCATTAACTCCCTGAACGGTCACAACATTTACTTTTTacccttttattttatttcttcttcaccaGTTTCTTTTCTCCTAACTTCGTAACGGATATGCATAGATTTTTTTCTCTCCATCATTCAAAGAAATCGATCATTTAAAGCGATGATTGAAGTTGATTAAACCCTAGAAATGAATTTCAATCTCTAAAACGCTAGAAACTACTTACATTTTACAAATCCTAGAATTTagttcaacaaaaatggatgaaacaccaaCAAAAACGCGTCTTTAGAAGTCGAAAGAGAAGGAATCAGGTATCAAAACTAGTTTAATCGATGGCATTCTTGCATGCAttcagtagatttttttttttttcgattttaacTTTTGTTCTTGATGTTGATGACCTAAAAGACGAAGAAGGAAAAATCaagtcgaagaaacagaaaaagaaCGGTGAGATTTAACATTAACTTCAtctgttagtgtttgattttgttttttccagtttttttattttttttattttaagttttgttGTAGTAACTGCCAGTGATGAACCAGAAGCCGGAAATCCgaaaaaaaaagtacaaatcTAAGAAGAAAAATGTTTCTGGTGAGATTTTCATCCTGAATATGTTTACCCATAATTTCTTTTGCTTTATAACTTACCCAATCTTTGATCTTAACATCACTTTTACCTGATGATGTTggagatgaaaaaggagaaagggATAGTGACCAACCACTGAAGGAGATGAAAATGAAAGCAAAGAACGATGTTGTGAAGATAAAGAAAGTCTCTGGTATGCATCTTCACTAGTTCATGTGTGATTCATGTTTTCATAACAAAATCTGTCAAAAATGACAAGTTAATCAGATCAAATAAAtgcgcataacttgttatgcagttgcatgacaggttatgcttaCCGAAAAAACCTGCATAACACCCTGTCAAACTTACCCATTTTtaacttttatttcttcatttgaATCTACTTCAGTTTTTAACATCATTTTTTACCTGCTAATGATGATAATCTAGAAGAGGGAAAAGGGGAAACTGATGGTGACCAGCAGCAAAAGGAGACGAGAACCAACGTAAAGCACGGTGCtgctaagaagaaaaagaaagtctctgGTATGCATTTACATTCCTTCATGTGTCTTTGATTCAtgtttgcataacatgttatgcaacagAAAAGCACATGTTATGcaacaaaaaaaatctgaataacatgttatgcagaataaAATAAttgtgcatgacttgttatgcagatgcatgacgggttatgcttaccaaagttactgcataacctgatatgaataacttatttatttgTGTGTCCCGTCAAGGAAATCACAGAGATTGAAAGATCAGGTCTCACCTAGTTTACCTAAGCCTGAAgcagaaaagaaaacaaagactAAAAAGAAAGCTGGTGAGAACTTAACTTGCATCTTTCATGTTTCTGAACATTCCTTGATTTTTCCAGTTATGCATGATTTTGTTGAGTTACTAAGATTTAATAACAATATTTGGTCTGTTTcttttgtatgtgatttgttggtTGTTATGGAAAGAGAGGAACGAATTTGTGTTCAGGTGAAGATTCTGAATTTTTGATGAGATTTTGCTTATAATAAAATCTACAACTATGTTGTTTTCAAAGATACCACTGTCGATTTTATtgagtcattttattttattttattccaaAAAGAAGATTTTCAACATGAGTGGTTGATTGTTGAGAGCAATAGAGCTGATGTGTGAGTACATATCTGCATCGACGTGGATCCGACGTGCAAGATATTGGAAAGGATGTTTATGTACATCATGGCACACCACTACTTAATTCCATCGAATTGTTGGATTGAGCCTATGGTAAAGTTGAAATCTTTATTTTAGAATGAGAGTCATGAGACTCCTTCGATTGCCATATTCTTTGAGCATTaagaataatataataaaatggaACTCCTGGTCCTATGCTTGGATGATTCTTTGTTATATAAGAAGAAAATACACAACGCCATGTGGACGTAATAAGTGTAAAAATTTAGTCTATTATGTTATTATGCAAGACATTTTCTTTTTATGGACCAGCAAGAAAAACTGCACCAAGACCGATTTATATGGGACAAtggatttttgtttttgatgggAAGAGAGAATTTTATTATAGAAAGAAGAATTTACAGCAGTCTACAAAATGTAGACAAGAGAAACAAAAACAAGTAAACAAAAGAAAACTTAGAGAAAAACTGTCTCCCAATTGCTTACAGTATAAGAGAAGTTGCAATGCACTCTCTTCCCAAAAGCATTGACCCAACTTAAAACTAAAGTTTTAGCATCATTAGCCAAATCCTTATCAGTCTTAAAGCTATAATTAGCTTCGAAAGTTCTGCAATTTCGCTCCCTCCACAGCACCCAGATCACAAACGCTGGGATTAGGTCCCATACAACTTTAGCAGCAGCAGGCTAAGAATTGACAGGCAAAGTATGTGCAAAGGATAACATAGATTCCGGGAAAACCAAAGACTAGTTCTTATCAGGGGTGATTGCAGACCAAATATAACGTGCTACCTTACAATGAAGCAGGATATGATCTTGAGATTCAGAGCTATCCCCACATAGGATACAAGAGCTATATAAATCCATACCTTTGAATTGTAGCATGTCCAGAGAATTGAGCTTGCCATGTACAACGCACCAAACTAAAAAATAGATTTTAGGAGAAGCCTCAGGCTTCCAAATAAACTTATGTCGAAAATCATATACCCCCTCATCTGAGATCAAAACAACATACAATGATTTTACTGAGAATTGCTCTGTAGAAGTAAGTGTGCATCTTCTGGTGTCTGGCAGGGAGTCACTTGTAGGAGGATTAGAGCCGATGATGGAGAGCAAAAGAGCAAGCTGATATGTTTCTTAGATGGaactcttttaaaatcaaaatgccATGAACCTTCAGCAGTAACATGGTCTGCCACAGTACCAAATTGTAATCTGTCTATCTTGCTAATACATGCAAAAGAAGAGGCCAAACAAGTATTTCCTATCCACTTATCATGCCAGAAAGAAATATGATTGCCAGAGTGAAGAATGAGAGTTGAATTTGCAGAAATCAGATAACTCACATTGGTGATGGTTCTCCAACAAGAAACACCATAGGGAGTTACAACTTTCCCTGGAACACAAAAAGAAAATTCACATCCATATTTCTCCACAATCAGCTTATACCAAAGATGTGATTTTTCAATACCAAACCTCCAacaccatttatcaagtaaagcGTCGTTCATCTTCCTTAAATTAAGAATTCCCAGACCTCCTTTTTCCTTACTAGCATAAACAATTGACCATTTAATCAGATGAGAGCAAGTGCTGCCAGTGTTATGCCTCCAAAGAAAAATTCTCATTTTCTTTTCCAGAATATTAATAACTGAAATAGGGGCCTTAAAAAGGGAGAAGTAATACATTGGCAGGAAAGTAAGAATGCATTTGAGAAGAGCCAACTTACCTCCTTTAGATAAAGTACACTGATTATATATAGAGAGTCTTGTATCAAACTTTTCAAATATAGGTACTCAAATGGATTTTGAATTGACAGTTGCTCCTAATGGCATTCTCAAATACAAGAATGGCAAAGAGTCTGTAATGCAACCTAATTCAGCTGCCCATTCTTCAATCTCAGGTAAATCACCAATAGCAATTAGCCTAGTCTTAGCTGTATTAACCTTCAGACCTGAAATGTATTCAAAACAATGAAGGACGGAGAACAAATTTGAAAACTCTTCTTTCTTGTTATCAATGAAGAAAATGGTATCATCACCATAATGCAGATGATTTACAATGGAGCCATTATTTATCATGGGACGGTGGCTTTCATGCCCGCATACTCGTAAAGGTTTGTGTAAAAAAAAATGTGATCGGCCTGGGTGATATTCTTAGCAGAGTCTGTGCAGAAAGATTAGTTACGAATATTCTCTACTACTTAAATATGAAATTATCCCGCAAATTATTACATCATACTAGTGACGTTGGGCTTATGGATTCTGTTGAGTGGTGACCCTATGGTTAGTGTGGTGTCCCTTCATTAGGTACCCACCTTTAAAGATGTAACTACGTATGCATTAGGATGTCATCTTTTATCCGTGCATATAACACTTGGATAGTTGGATGTTTTAATACGGCTAGCTCTTTGACCATCTTTCTCTTGGCTTCTATCATTTGGACGGTCGTGCAATCCGGCAGGATGTAGGCGGCGTTTCTAGTAATCAACTTGAATTTTGATACTATGATGATGAAAAGTCCTTTTTTTGTTATGATTTTTCTTTAGTGATGGAGGCTGTTTTTAATTAACCTTCTAATTTCTCAGTAATTTTAAATTTAGCGTTATTGATTGAAGCCAAATTGCCCAAACTGCGTCGGACGTGGTCCATCATCAATAGCTTAAATTAATACCAGACATCTAAGAAGCCAAGAAAAATAGTTTACAGTTGTGACATGCATGTTGCATTACAGAAATTGACAACTATCTGTCGGCATCGCCGTGGTACGTAATCCATGTGAGGTCACCACATACAGCGCGCCGCGCCATAATACCTGCTGTGTCGTCGTCATCAACTCCAGCCTGGTCCACCAGAGTTGAACAACCATGTGTGAGACCTCATCCATCCTCTGGACATTTGAACACCTTGTACTGCGAGAGAAAAACTTCGGCATCGCTATGAAAACAACATTTTCCAGTTTCAGGTACGTAATCAACGTGACGTCACCGCATATGCAGTCCAGGCTTAACAAGTGTCGTGGTCATAAACTCCAGCTTGAGCCAACCAACCAAGTATGCATCATGCATGGTTTTAAGTGTCATCTTTTATCATCTGGTCACCTCGTCATCATAAACTCCTTGGCCATTTACCTCTAACGTCAACAACAAAGCATTTGGCTCTTTGTTACTCCTTCATTGGGTGATAGTACCTTCCTTAATTACACTTGTTTACTTCTTAGAAAAAAGAAAGACCCATCTAGTATTAATCTCGGAAAGATTAGGCCGAATAGCAcccttaaccaaaaaaaaaagccaCATAAAATCTAGTGAGGATTTATCTTTGAAGTTTTGAAAATTTTCTAAATTGTTCACCTTTGGTTTTGATAATTAATAGGAGTTGTTGTCTTGAAAAAATCTAAAGTACTTTCGTTTCCCAATTTCTGAgtccaaaattttccaaaaaattcGGTATAAGTGAAATCCTTATATAGAGAGGGATGCTCGGCATCAACCAATTGAGAAGCCGGTCCGATCACAGCTTCCTTGGACGGACAACAAAAAATTGGGATAGAGAATCTCTCTTTATCGCAGTTTACAACGGCTCGGTGAAGAACACTTTTGTACTTGTCGTTGCTAATAGCCTGAAAGTTCACACAAAAAACAATTTCATTTATCATACAATATATATAATTATTCAAAAATTTGGTGCCATTAAAAGAGTATAGAAAATATAACTCCGTTCTTATGTGGATCAAATGACAGATAAATACCTGTATTTGATCACCAATATTAATGATAAACGTGTTAGGTATCGGATGGATAGCGATCCATTTCCCATCTTTAAGAACTTGTAATCCAGGAACATCGTCTTGAAGGAGAACAGTGATGGCGTTCGGGTCAGTATGACCAGGAAGTCCATACGTAAGTTCAGGTTCAGGACATGGGGGATAATAATTTATAGCCATATGTTGCCCATGGTTACTAAGTACCATTTCTATGTAATCTCTCTTAAGACCTAAACTCTCTGAAATAGCTCCCAGTAATTTTAATGTTAAGCCTCGAACACTTGTACAGTACTCCGCCACATCACTCCTGAAATGTGATTACCACacgtaaaaaaaaaacacaaaaatatcaATGTCCTGATCGTGTAATAATAAGACTCAAGACGTGCAACATGTTACATGCGTTACACGAGCTGCTTGTCACTATCAAAGCTATGAGTAGAAGAGAATCTTTTCCCTGTTGCACTACAGAAGTAAAACCATGGGCAACTACTAAAGTCTAACGCGGTAGCATTTTTCTTGATTGGAAAGTAGCCAATCTTTCAAAAGATATATTATACCAGTATAAAAAGTATGATTAATTAATTAGAAGAACTAAACTGTCAAAGCCTACCTGAATGATGGAGGATTAGTAGGCCACTCGTCCATATAATCTTCAAGAGGATAACAATGAAGTCTCAGGAAGTCTCTCCAATTCGCCGTCTTTTCATTCGTCACGTTAAAACTGGTCGACAGTCGAGTTGTTTTCGATGTATCAGCCGAATAACACTTCATTCTTTCACTCTCTGGCAACCCGAAGAAATCCTTCCCTACTTGTAACATCTTTTCTACAACTATCTCTGGCACTCCATGATTTCTTACCTAAGAGCGTACTTTTTTCTTAGATCATATGGTgagtaagaaactaaaaactacaAAACTAAATGAAATCTAAAGAATTTATGTGTTACCTGAAAGAAACCATCATATTGACATGCATGGCCAATTTGCTTGATTAACTTAGAATGGTTTGGACCATCAAGTTCTTTTAAATCGATGAGAGGGATTGATGAATCTTCAGATGATTGAACTTGAGTGAGATTTGGACGTTCGGAAAAGGGTCTTATGTAATTCGACGGAACACCATTCGTGGTTGCAATTATGTCACCTAGAAGTACTTTTGAAGGTGATGGTGAGGCCGGAGTACTTGAAGCCATGGATGATGATAGAATACGAAGAAGTTACTAAAGAGAGAGACAATTAGCCAAAAGAAGTAGTAATGGATGATAGCGTGCAAAGAAGTAACTCAGGAGAACAAGGACTTAATTTGTTTGTTTGGTGTGTGTTGGTTGTGGAAGAAATGAAGAGTCTTTGCAAGGCATTTATAAGCAAGCACATTAACCGTTACTGTACTAAGATTTAAAGTTGATTGGAGTATTATTTACTTGACAAGGATTCTTTATAAAAGATATTTTCCTGACTTTTATGCCGGTCGCTTTTATTTGTAAGGCCTGGACTGGAGCCGGTGCCAATTTTCTTAAAATAATGACAAAAAAGAAAGAAGGTGATATTCACATCCATTGAAAAGGAGAACTTATGACTAGGGCTGTACATGGGACGGTACTGTCCGGATTTCTTATAAACCCGGAACCTGTATCTGGAGTTGACCGGGTCTTgattttgaggaccggtacctgtattTGTACCTGGAATTGTACCTGTACCTATAAGACCAGTCGGTACTGAATGGGATCGGGTTTTTACCTAAAGTTTTGAGCAGAAAGAAAAACCCAATGAAGATGCAGTCACATTTGAATATACCAAGAGTT
This genomic stretch from Papaver somniferum cultivar HN1 chromosome 5, ASM357369v1, whole genome shotgun sequence harbors:
- the LOC113280982 gene encoding protein DMR6-LIKE OXYGENASE 2-like, giving the protein MASSTPASPSPSKVLLGDIIATTNGVPSNYIRPFSERPNLTQVQSSEDSSIPLIDLKELDGPNHSKLIKQIGHACQYDGFFQVRNHGVPEIVVEKMLQVGKDFFGLPESERMKCYSADTSKTTRLSTSFNVTNEKTANWRDFLRLHCYPLEDYMDEWPTNPPSFRSDVAEYCTSVRGLTLKLLGAISESLGLKRDYIEMVLSNHGQHMAINYYPPCPEPELTYGLPGHTDPNAITVLLQDDVPGLQVLKDGKWIAIHPIPNTFIINIGDQIQAISNDKYKSVLHRAVVNCDKERFSIPIFCCPSKEAVIGPASQLVDAEHPSLYKDFTYTEFFGKFWTQKLGNESTLDFFKTTTPINYQNQR